A stretch of DNA from Flavobacteriales bacterium:
ATGAGTTCAGAGCCTGCAGGTATCTATTTTGTTCGCATCAGTAACGGAACATCCTCCTTTGTTAAAAAGGTAATCATCCGTTAATACAGGATAAATTTTCTAAACAGACCCCCGGAATTGCTCCGGGGGTTTGTTATTTTAGGAAAAAACGGCCATTTTTACGCTTCCTAATAATATTGATTGCGACTGATTTTCAGATATAGTTCCATTTTTATTCTTTTCATGTTTGCGCAAAACGCGTGGGCATGGGGCGATGAAAAAGGCGGATTGAACATAAGGAACTATTCTCCCCAAGAATATGGCGCACACGCTCAAAATCTTTGTATTACTCAGGACAAACGCGGAATCATGTACTTCGGTAATAATTCAGGCGTGTTACAATACGACGGTAATTACTGGACTTTAATTGATATTTCCGCAGGTAAAAGTGTTACCCAATTAGCCGTTGATTCTTCGGGTGTGGTTTATGTTGGAGCAGATGAAGATTTAGGATATTTATTACCGAATGCTAATGGAAAATTGGTGTTTCATTCACTGTTATCCAAATTGCCGAAAGAGGTAGAAACACTGGAGCGCTTTGTTGGTGTTTTCCCATCTGATTCTGGTGTTTATTTTATCACCAGAAAATACGTTTTATTTTATAACAAGAAATCCTTTTCGGTTATTGAACCCGAAGCACAAATTCATAATTCCTTTTTAGTCGGAGATCAAATTTTTCTGACGTTAAAAATAATTGGAATTCATTATTTGAAACAAGGAAAACTGGTAGCTCTTCCAGGGACAGAGGCCTTGCAAAACACCAATATTTACGATATTTCCATGTTCCGCGGGAATATGGTAATTACCACTTCCGACGATGGAATTTATGTTTACAGAGGCAATCATTTACAATTGGTGAATAAGGAAATTGTAAATGTGTATAATGCCATCAATGTATTTAACACCTATTACGCTGTTGGTTTATATGGCGATGGATTAGTTGTCCTGAATAAAAATTTCGAAAAGGAATTTTTCTTTGGATTAAACAATGGACTGCAAGACGGAACGATTTCCGATATTTTTGTGGACCGTGAAAATAATTTATGGTTAGCGCTTGTTCGAGGTATTGCTAAAATTGAACTGATTTCTCCTATATCCTTGCACAACTTTAATACAGGATTAAATGGAACGGTAGAAGACGTAATTCGACACAAGGGAAAAATTTATGCATCCACCTTGAATGGTGTTTTTTACATGGATCCAGCAGCAGAGGGGGAAAAGAAATTTAAACAAGTTCAGAATTTATCCATCGATTGCTATGGCATGTGCAATTTCATTCTGGAAGGCGACACTGTTCTGTTGATTTCGGGTGTAGATGGAGTTTACGAAATGTTACCCGGAAATATTCCTCACAAAGTGATGGAAGGAGCACCTTGGAATGTGCAACAATCCATATCCTATAAAAACCGCGTAATCGTAGCAGAGTATGGTGGATTATCATCGTTTGTGCGCAAAGAAGGAAAGTGGGTTACCGAAGGAATGGTGGAAGGCATTGAAGGTGATATTTTCAATTTCGTTGAAAAGAAAAACGGCGAACTCTGGTTAGGGACTTCAGACATCGGCGTTGTTAAAACCGATACCCGCGTATTTACCGATAAAAACACAAAAATCATATTTTACGATTCCACTTCAGGCATTCCTTCCGGGCTGGTTTATTTAACGCTGGATCCAAACGATAATGTGGTTTTTGGTACCGACAATGGCATTTTTCAGTTTAATGAAAAGCAAAAAAAATTCTATAAGGATAAAAAATACGATATAAAATCACCTACCGGAAAAACAGGAATTCACCGGGTGAACTTTGATAAAAAAGGTCATTTATGGACCTCTGTTTTCTATTCAGGAAACAGTTACGATGTTATGTTTTATAAAAATAATAACTGGTACAAAACACCATTTTTAAGATACAACGGCGAGATTGTTCATGCCATGTATCATGAATCGGATGGAACAACGTGGATTGGATCAGCTTCCGGCTTGTTGCGTTTCGACCAGAATTTCCAGAAAGAATATGAATCGCTTTTCGATGTTTCGATTCGTGAGGTAAGAGGAGGAAATAAACTGATTTTTGAAGGAGCATTTTTTAATTCCGATTCACTTCCTGTTTCTGACCAACCGGATTGGTTTGTACCTGAATTAGCGTATACCAACAACAATTTAGAGATTAAATTTTCGGCACTCTCGTTTTTCGATGAGAAAGCTACTTTGTTTTCATTTATACTCGAAGGGCAGGACAATGAATGGAGTCGCTGGTCTTCATCTTCATCAGCTACCTTTACCAACATCCACGAAGGAGAATATATCTTTCGGGTGAAAGCCAGAAATGTATATGGTGTTGAATCGGAAGAAGCAACCTTCCGTTTTATCATTTTGCCTCCATGGTACCGAACCATTTGGGCTTATATCGCTTATATTATTTTCTTCATCGCTTTTGTTTGGGGAGCAATTTCTGTTTCAACCAGAAGTCTGAAACGTATTATCCAGGAGCGTACGGCAGAGATAGTACACCAAAAAGAAGAGATTGAAAAACAAAAGGAAATTGTAGAGGAAAAGAACAAGGATATTCTCGATAGTATTAAATACGCGAAACGCATTCAGGATGCTATTCTTCCGGAAGAGGAAACCATGAAAGATGTAATGGGCAAGGACCTCTTTGTTCTATTCCGTCCTAAGGATATCGTTTCGGGTGATTTTTACTGGATGAAAGTGAAGGGGCCGAAAGTCCTTTTTGCAGCCGTAGATTGCACTGGTCATGGTGTACCCGGAGCATTCGTATCCATTGTAGGGAATAATGGCTTAAATCGGGCCGTAAATGAGTTTGGATTGGTGAAACCTGCCATGGTGTTGGATAACCTGGCTGTTAATGTTGAGGAGAGTTTCCGTCAGCAGGGTCATTCCGAGGTACGCGATGGAATGGACATATCGCTTTGCAGTTTAGAAATGTTGGGCTTTAATCAGGCAAAACTGGAGTGGAGTGGAGCTAACAATCCGATTTGGATTATTAAGGGCGAAAATCCGACAGAAGTGCTGGAGGTTAAGGCCGATAAACAACCGATTGGAAAATTTGAAAACAGAAAACCATTTACCAATCACGAATTTGATCTGGTGAAAGGCGATACCATTTATATTTTCACAGATGGATTTGCGGATCAGTTTGGTGGACCACAAGGCAAAAAATTCAAATATTCTCAGCTGAAAGAACTCTTATTGTCACTTCAGAATTTATCCATGGCCAATCAACGCCAAATCATCAGCGATAAATTCGATGAATGGAAAAACGAATTGGAGCAAATTGATGATGTCTGCATCATCGGTGTACGCATCTAAGCAAAAAAAAAGGCTTCCGTTAGGAAGCCTTTTCATTACAAACAATATGATTATACATCGCGGGTTTTGATGATAACTTTACATCCACCACCTGGAGTTCCACCACCTCGCTTATTCATGGTGAAGATTAAATCGCGTATGATGGCAATTTCATCTGTAGTAGGGGTTCCGTCTACAGCCAGGTTGGTAATCATTCTAGCTTTGGTAGCCGTTCCTGTTTCATCGGTTTCATACGATACGCCATCATTGTTGCTGATGTTATCTTTTAATACGTCGCCCTTGTAGGCCACTTCTTTGGCACCGGGTGATGGCAGAATGGTAGCTTGTGTACGATCTGCAGAAATTCCATAAATAATACCTGTGTTCATGATGTGTTTTTTTTAGGTTCTCTACAATACTAAAAAAAGAAAACTATATTTACTAGCGATGAGGGTACTGAAATTACATCTGTTTTTGACCTTTTTTGGGCTGATTCTTACATTTTCGGGTAAGGCGGAGAATGCGAAACTTGACTCACTTAGCCTTGAACTTGAGCGTGCTAGGTCGGTTGAAGCTAAACTTAATATTCTATATGCGATTTCAGTAAATTATAATTTCATTAATCCGGATTCGGCAGTTCTCATCAGTTCTAAAGGAATTGAACTATCCGAGCAAAATCATCAAATTTTATTAGAAGCTAAATTTAAATCTTCACTGGCCGATGCGCATCGGATTAAAGGTAATTATCAAGTAGCAATCAATTTATTATTAGAGGCCATTAACATTTTTGATGCTAATAATGATGAATTAGGGATGGGAGATTGCTACAATAAAATTGGAGCGGTATATATTGAATTAAATCAGTTTGAAACAGCAATTGACTATTTTTTAAAATCATTAGTAAAATTTGAACACCAAAAAAACTTAAAAGGAATTTCGAATTGTCTAAACAATCTTGGTGCTAGCTATTTTTACCTTGAAGAATATGAGAAAGCAATTGATTTTTTTAAGAGGTCACTTTCAGTTGAAGAGCAAAATAATAGTAAACAAGGTGTTTGTGAAGGATTAATGAATATTGGTGCTGTATATCACGGATTAAATAACTATGAATTAGCAGAAAAATATTTTATTGATGCGCAAATAATTGCAAAGGAAATTAATGACAAATCTTTAGAAAGTAATCTACTAAATAACATCTCACAAATTCAACTTGATATTAAAGATTATCATGCGGCTATTGAAAACTTAAAAAGGGCAGTTGCACTTGCTTTAGAATCGGGAAATTCGGATGATTTAGATACCTACTTAGTTAATTTAAGCGCAGCCTATGCGAGGGCGGGCGACTACCTTTCTGCATACCATACTTCACAGGATTTAATTGTTCACCGCGATAGTATCTTAAGTGTAGAAAACCAACGATCCATTGCGGAAATGACCACCAAATACAAGGCGGATCAAAAGGAAAAAGAAAATCAGATTTTACGTCAGAATGCGGTGATTTCCGATTTGGAAATTGAAAATCAGCGTTGGTGGATGTATGGAATTTCATCAGCACTTTTTGTAATGGTGGTTATCGGATTTTTAATCTTCTGGGCTTATCGTCAGAAACAAAAAGCCAATGTGATTTTAAAAGAACAACGGGATACCATTGCCATGCAAAAAAAGGATCTGACAGATTCTATTCAGTATGCCCGTCATTTACAAGATGCCATATTACCGGAAGATGATTTTCTAAAAGGCGTTTTTGCGGAATCATTTATTTATTATCAGCCAAAAGATATTGTGTCGGGCGATTTTTATTGGTTTCACGAAAGTGAAGAATATATTTTTCTTTCCGTTGCAGATTGTACCGGACATGGCGTTCCGGGGGCAATGGTAAGTATGGTTTGTCACAATGCTATTCAGCGGACCGTAACCGAATTCAATATTATTGAAACAGGAAAAATTCTCGATCATGTTTCAGAGTTAATTGAAAAAACCTTTTCAGGAAATAATCACTCGGTGCATGATGGAATGGATATTTCATTGTTGAGGATTACAAAAAAAGACCTCTCCATTCAATGGTCAGGAGCCAATAATCCATTATGGATATTAAGGAAAGATGCAGAAGAAATGGATGTAATTCGTCCAAACCCTCAGCCCATCGGTTCATTTTTCGAGCGCAGTTTATTTACCACCAATCACGACCA
This window harbors:
- a CDS encoding SpoIIE family protein phosphatase, which produces MFAQNAWAWGDEKGGLNIRNYSPQEYGAHAQNLCITQDKRGIMYFGNNSGVLQYDGNYWTLIDISAGKSVTQLAVDSSGVVYVGADEDLGYLLPNANGKLVFHSLLSKLPKEVETLERFVGVFPSDSGVYFITRKYVLFYNKKSFSVIEPEAQIHNSFLVGDQIFLTLKIIGIHYLKQGKLVALPGTEALQNTNIYDISMFRGNMVITTSDDGIYVYRGNHLQLVNKEIVNVYNAINVFNTYYAVGLYGDGLVVLNKNFEKEFFFGLNNGLQDGTISDIFVDRENNLWLALVRGIAKIELISPISLHNFNTGLNGTVEDVIRHKGKIYASTLNGVFYMDPAAEGEKKFKQVQNLSIDCYGMCNFILEGDTVLLISGVDGVYEMLPGNIPHKVMEGAPWNVQQSISYKNRVIVAEYGGLSSFVRKEGKWVTEGMVEGIEGDIFNFVEKKNGELWLGTSDIGVVKTDTRVFTDKNTKIIFYDSTSGIPSGLVYLTLDPNDNVVFGTDNGIFQFNEKQKKFYKDKKYDIKSPTGKTGIHRVNFDKKGHLWTSVFYSGNSYDVMFYKNNNWYKTPFLRYNGEIVHAMYHESDGTTWIGSASGLLRFDQNFQKEYESLFDVSIREVRGGNKLIFEGAFFNSDSLPVSDQPDWFVPELAYTNNNLEIKFSALSFFDEKATLFSFILEGQDNEWSRWSSSSSATFTNIHEGEYIFRVKARNVYGVESEEATFRFIILPPWYRTIWAYIAYIIFFIAFVWGAISVSTRSLKRIIQERTAEIVHQKEEIEKQKEIVEEKNKDILDSIKYAKRIQDAILPEEETMKDVMGKDLFVLFRPKDIVSGDFYWMKVKGPKVLFAAVDCTGHGVPGAFVSIVGNNGLNRAVNEFGLVKPAMVLDNLAVNVEESFRQQGHSEVRDGMDISLCSLEMLGFNQAKLEWSGANNPIWIIKGENPTEVLEVKADKQPIGKFENRKPFTNHEFDLVKGDTIYIFTDGFADQFGGPQGKKFKYSQLKELLLSLQNLSMANQRQIISDKFDEWKNELEQIDDVCIIGVRI
- a CDS encoding tetratricopeptide repeat protein, with protein sequence MRVLKLHLFLTFFGLILTFSGKAENAKLDSLSLELERARSVEAKLNILYAISVNYNFINPDSAVLISSKGIELSEQNHQILLEAKFKSSLADAHRIKGNYQVAINLLLEAINIFDANNDELGMGDCYNKIGAVYIELNQFETAIDYFLKSLVKFEHQKNLKGISNCLNNLGASYFYLEEYEKAIDFFKRSLSVEEQNNSKQGVCEGLMNIGAVYHGLNNYELAEKYFIDAQIIAKEINDKSLESNLLNNISQIQLDIKDYHAAIENLKRAVALALESGNSDDLDTYLVNLSAAYARAGDYLSAYHTSQDLIVHRDSILSVENQRSIAEMTTKYKADQKEKENQILRQNAVISDLEIENQRWWMYGISSALFVMVVIGFLIFWAYRQKQKANVILKEQRDTIAMQKKDLTDSIQYARHLQDAILPEDDFLKGVFAESFIYYQPKDIVSGDFYWFHESEEYIFLSVADCTGHGVPGAMVSMVCHNAIQRTVTEFNIIETGKILDHVSELIEKTFSGNNHSVHDGMDISLLRITKKDLSIQWSGANNPLWILRKDAEEMDVIRPNPQPIGSFFERSLFTTNHDQLQRGDTCYLFSDGYVDQFGGPTGKKFKTGNLKKLFCALSKTTLQHQQEILINTHIQWKGEMEQVDDICVLGVRI